Proteins encoded together in one Urocitellus parryii isolate mUroPar1 chromosome 3, mUroPar1.hap1, whole genome shotgun sequence window:
- the Nr2c2ap gene encoding nuclear receptor 2C2-associated protein isoform X1, with protein sequence MIHSLVCPETVSRVSSVLNRNSRQFGKKYLFDQDEETCWNSDQGPCQWVTLEFPQRICVSQLQIQFQGGFSSRRARLEGSQGSEALHNIVDFYPEDNNSLQTFSVPAAEVDRLKVTFEDTTDFFGRVVIYHLRVLGEKKCWG encoded by the exons ATGATCCACTCTTTGGTTTGTCCGGAGACAGTGAGCAG GGTGAGTTCGGTGCTGAATCGCAACAGCCGGCAGTTTGGAAAGAAGTATCTTTTTGACCAAGACGAAGAGACGTGCTGGAACTCGGACCAG GGCCCCTGCCAGTGGGTGACACTGGAATTTCCCCAGCGCATCTGTGTCTCCCAGCTGCAGATCCAGTTCCAGGGGGGCTTCTCCAGTCGCCGGGCCCGCCTGGAAG GGTCACAGGGGAGTGAGGCCCTCCACAACATTGTGGACTTCTACCCCGAGGACAACAACTCCCTTCAG ACATTCTCTGTGCCGGCTGCTGAGGTGGACCGCTTGAAGGTGACATTTGAAGACACCACTGACTTTTTTGGCCGTGTAGTCATCTACCACTTGAGGGTGCTGGGGGAGAAGAAG tgctggggatga
- the Nr2c2ap gene encoding nuclear receptor 2C2-associated protein isoform X2, whose translation MIHSLVCPETVSRVSSVLNRNSRQFGKKYLFDQDEETCWNSDQGPCQWVTLEFPQRICVSQLQIQFQGGFSSRRARLEGSQGSEALHNIVDFYPEDNNSLQTFSVPAAEVDRLKCWG comes from the exons ATGATCCACTCTTTGGTTTGTCCGGAGACAGTGAGCAG GGTGAGTTCGGTGCTGAATCGCAACAGCCGGCAGTTTGGAAAGAAGTATCTTTTTGACCAAGACGAAGAGACGTGCTGGAACTCGGACCAG GGCCCCTGCCAGTGGGTGACACTGGAATTTCCCCAGCGCATCTGTGTCTCCCAGCTGCAGATCCAGTTCCAGGGGGGCTTCTCCAGTCGCCGGGCCCGCCTGGAAG GGTCACAGGGGAGTGAGGCCCTCCACAACATTGTGGACTTCTACCCCGAGGACAACAACTCCCTTCAG ACATTCTCTGTGCCGGCTGCTGAGGTGGACCGCTTGAAG tgctggggatga